From Haloarcula sp. CBA1127, a single genomic window includes:
- a CDS encoding HNH endonuclease signature motif containing protein, protein MAHAKGTSSTFGATQAVYYLDNEHAPADVIKNWLDANEGTLAGRELTTENITRVLSKTRFKEAWQNLREKHDFEILDEPDHADRGGGQTEKIECSLCGKKVKRLPNHLPTCTGSSDSDDSLEEEKDKDFPDISDLREGARYNREALHQAHGGAKYRGIAPSADHPYIFIFTGKAGEEHGYKDEFRGDTFIYTGEGQEGDMEWSMGNKAIRNHKSTDTELHLFESNNEAWQVTYLGQYECVDWFKEALPDQRGNMRQGIRFKLDPVENNVTIPESDIDDLDIDRLYEQAIESSPGTGKESGETASTSSKSQTSYTRSEIVKKYALRVADGICQGCGKDAPFISNDGNPYLEVHHLHRRSDGGPDHPDNVIALCPNCHRRVHHGKDGAEFNETLVKKTQ, encoded by the coding sequence ATGGCTCACGCTAAAGGAACAAGCAGCACATTCGGGGCTACACAAGCGGTTTACTATTTAGATAATGAACATGCTCCTGCTGATGTTATCAAAAATTGGCTAGACGCAAACGAAGGTACACTTGCTGGCCGTGAACTAACGACTGAGAATATTACGCGTGTACTCTCAAAAACACGATTTAAAGAGGCATGGCAGAATCTTCGCGAAAAACACGACTTCGAGATTCTTGACGAACCTGATCATGCCGACCGCGGCGGAGGTCAAACTGAAAAAATAGAATGCTCACTTTGCGGTAAGAAGGTGAAAAGATTGCCCAATCACCTGCCAACTTGTACAGGCAGTTCAGATTCGGATGATTCTCTTGAGGAGGAGAAGGACAAAGATTTCCCTGATATTAGTGACCTTCGAGAGGGGGCCCGCTATAATCGGGAAGCCCTACATCAGGCGCACGGTGGTGCGAAGTATCGGGGAATCGCTCCGTCAGCAGACCACCCTTACATTTTCATCTTCACTGGAAAAGCAGGCGAAGAGCATGGTTATAAGGATGAATTCAGAGGCGATACGTTCATTTATACCGGCGAGGGGCAGGAGGGAGACATGGAGTGGTCAATGGGCAACAAGGCAATTCGAAATCATAAATCGACGGACACAGAATTACATCTCTTTGAGAGCAATAATGAAGCTTGGCAGGTTACCTATCTCGGCCAATACGAATGTGTAGATTGGTTCAAAGAAGCATTACCCGATCAAAGGGGGAATATGCGTCAGGGAATCCGTTTTAAATTGGATCCCGTCGAAAATAATGTTACAATCCCTGAATCCGATATCGACGATTTAGATATCGATCGTCTCTATGAGCAAGCAATTGAATCTTCCCCAGGAACTGGAAAAGAGTCTGGAGAGACGGCATCCACCTCTTCGAAATCACAAACGAGTTATACACGCTCGGAGATTGTAAAAAAGTACGCGCTGCGTGTTGCAGATGGGATCTGTCAGGGATGTGGCAAGGATGCTCCGTTTATTAGTAATGATGGTAATCCGTATCTAGAGGTCCATCATCTTCACCGTCGGAGTGATGGGGGCCCTGACCATCCAGATAATGTCATCGCCTTGTGTCCGAACTGTCACCGGAGAGTTCACCATGGGAAAGATGGTGCTGAGTTTAACGAGACCCTGGTTAAGAAAACTCAGTGA
- a CDS encoding minichromosome maintenance protein MCM, with amino-acid sequence MAENHELTEELIQFFRDYYSEEIAQLAQRYPREQKSLHVDYDDLYRFDPGIADDVRNHPKELQEHLEESLRLYDLPIAVELNDAHVRIYNLPEMHVFDPSGVSRHQNIGQLLGIRGQVQKVSDVKPRLTEAIWECQRCGTQTEIPQHGDSLQEPHECQGCERQGPFSLDASASSWIDHQYARIQQPPEKTNGGEAQSVDAHLEEDLIEGFDAGDRVVLTGILDIEEPGVDQRLDFNTNLDARSVVKEESDYDDVNVDEHLDEIEAIANGERGDPYQLLIDSINPKHRGDEHVKLAVALQLFGGWAHEYPDGSRDRGDWHMLLLGDPGCGKSTFLRYVDQIAPRSTYASGKGATAAGMTAAAVSDDFGDMEWGLEAGALVLADGGIACVDEIDKMQSDAVSSMHDALESQRVHVNKAGINATLNARTSLLAAGNPKDGRFERYRPKGEQIDMGPTLLSRFDLMFMVSDEPNREDDADVVEHMVQSRQAAGRHTRGEGLSEEEQKRVEPAINRSVMRAYVAHAKQTCCPIIEDDEVAERLKQFFVEFRAGTGEQDDDSPIPVTFRKVEAIQRLAESSARVRLSDTVELEDVERAIKLVTKSMKQVGYDPESGEFDADIIETGQSKSQRERCETILGVVEELDGASVEEIAEKVEFEHKVLKHCIEKLKETGRVYSMNNEFRRT; translated from the coding sequence ATGGCCGAAAACCACGAACTCACCGAAGAACTGATACAATTCTTCCGGGACTACTACTCGGAAGAGATCGCACAGCTCGCACAACGCTACCCCCGGGAACAGAAATCACTCCACGTCGACTACGACGATTTGTACCGGTTCGACCCGGGTATTGCCGACGACGTGCGGAACCATCCGAAGGAACTGCAGGAACACTTGGAGGAATCACTCCGGCTGTACGACTTGCCGATAGCAGTCGAACTCAACGATGCACATGTACGCATCTACAATCTCCCGGAGATGCACGTCTTCGACCCCTCCGGTGTGTCCCGTCACCAGAACATCGGACAGTTACTCGGCATCCGCGGACAGGTCCAGAAGGTGTCCGACGTGAAGCCACGGCTCACCGAAGCCATCTGGGAGTGCCAACGCTGCGGAACTCAGACTGAGATTCCACAGCACGGCGACAGTCTGCAAGAACCGCACGAGTGCCAAGGGTGCGAACGACAGGGGCCGTTCTCGCTTGATGCGAGCGCCAGTAGCTGGATCGACCACCAGTACGCCCGTATCCAGCAACCGCCCGAGAAAACGAACGGTGGGGAAGCGCAGAGCGTCGACGCACACCTCGAAGAGGACCTGATCGAAGGCTTCGATGCCGGTGACAGGGTGGTTCTGACCGGGATTCTCGACATCGAAGAGCCGGGGGTCGACCAGAGACTCGATTTTAATACGAATCTTGACGCTCGTTCCGTAGTGAAAGAGGAGAGCGACTACGACGATGTCAACGTCGACGAGCACTTGGACGAGATTGAAGCCATCGCCAACGGCGAACGCGGTGACCCGTACCAGCTACTCATCGACTCTATCAACCCGAAGCACCGGGGTGACGAACACGTCAAGCTGGCCGTTGCGCTCCAGCTCTTCGGTGGGTGGGCACATGAATATCCGGACGGAAGCCGCGACCGTGGTGACTGGCATATGCTTCTCCTCGGTGACCCCGGTTGTGGGAAGTCCACGTTCCTCCGCTACGTGGACCAGATAGCACCACGGTCGACCTACGCCTCAGGGAAGGGAGCGACCGCGGCAGGAATGACGGCAGCGGCCGTCTCGGACGACTTCGGAGATATGGAGTGGGGCCTTGAAGCTGGTGCGCTGGTGCTGGCCGACGGCGGCATTGCCTGCGTTGACGAGATCGACAAGATGCAGTCCGACGCCGTGTCCTCAATGCACGACGCTCTGGAGAGTCAGCGAGTTCACGTCAACAAGGCCGGCATCAACGCCACGCTGAACGCCCGGACTTCGTTGCTTGCGGCGGGGAATCCGAAGGACGGCCGCTTCGAGCGCTATCGTCCGAAGGGCGAGCAGATCGATATGGGTCCAACGCTACTCTCCCGGTTCGATCTGATGTTCATGGTGTCCGACGAGCCCAACCGGGAAGACGATGCGGATGTCGTCGAGCACATGGTCCAGAGCCGGCAGGCTGCAGGCCGCCACACCCGAGGGGAGGGACTTAGTGAAGAGGAACAGAAGCGAGTCGAACCCGCGATAAACCGGTCGGTGATGCGGGCATACGTCGCTCATGCCAAGCAGACCTGTTGTCCAATCATCGAGGATGACGAAGTGGCGGAACGACTGAAACAGTTCTTTGTCGAGTTCCGAGCTGGGACTGGTGAGCAAGACGACGACTCACCGATTCCCGTCACGTTCCGCAAAGTCGAGGCTATTCAGCGGCTTGCAGAGTCGAGTGCCAGAGTTCGGCTTTCGGATACGGTGGAGTTGGAGGACGTGGAACGGGCGATTAAGCTTGTGACGAAGTCGATGAAACAGGTCGGATATGATCCTGAGAGTGGAGAGTTCGATGCAGATATCATCGAGACAGGCCAGTCGAAGAGTCAGCGAGAACGGTGTGAGACGATTCTCGGTGTTGTAGAAGAATTAGATGGTGCCTCAGTGGAAGAGATTGCCGAGAAGGTAGAATTCGAGCATAAGGTATTGAAGCATTGTATTGAAAAACTGAAAGAGACTGGGAGAGTTTATTCCATGAACAATGAGTTTAGGAGAACATAG
- a CDS encoding cytochrome C oxidase subunit IV family protein: protein MDWKGYTVIYVVLFAFATAQAVVEFAGLVDSAYWAAFALIMVLSVIKAVGVAAYYQHLRWEPRAVTYLVLGGTVAALALTGAAAYSIL, encoded by the coding sequence ATGGACTGGAAAGGCTACACCGTGATATACGTCGTACTGTTCGCCTTCGCGACCGCACAGGCCGTCGTCGAGTTCGCCGGCCTCGTCGACAGCGCCTACTGGGCCGCCTTCGCGCTCATCATGGTGCTGTCGGTCATCAAGGCCGTCGGCGTCGCCGCCTACTACCAGCACCTCCGCTGGGAACCCCGCGCCGTCACGTACCTCGTGCTGGGCGGGACTGTCGCCGCGCTCGCGCTGACCGGGGCTGCCGCGTACTCGATACTGTAG
- a CDS encoding helix-turn-helix domain-containing protein — MTDAIYSPGPDLDWSEWTPIFPTDDLKQIPKEAGIYRVLHPKSGAIYLIARSKTDIRNRVQKLGQSIRREECPGNDPHTAGPTLWEVKQDLGKDFFVSWCPIDKVDEVDGKWTACLARHHACNGMSPLANFGSSVNIRGKDVQPAEGTETSSGKRLLYKPIKYKIDWENWQNVSSDDWMGLEWSDEFSKDSHIDPFPRDSGVFRARKQGSNRLAYIGASTDIHNSIYNSNKVELPDDANISYYQCDIYGTPKKNELQAILLGAHYIAEKSAPKSRIETASSIKKQAKGIIDRGEDSDVEFKEELDDHESICLEIIALANDGGGHLFIGVSDCSEIKGLSEIDDIEGDIKNWCRDDINPSINIDSYRPNIDGKDILWIKIPPARNMLYNFRGRFQRRNATHKDGFQWADFERFLKQNPHVPLRILQELESDVDLGQYSSKDAE, encoded by the coding sequence ATGACAGACGCTATTTACAGTCCCGGGCCGGATCTTGACTGGTCCGAGTGGACCCCAATTTTTCCAACAGATGATTTGAAACAAATTCCAAAAGAAGCTGGAATCTACCGTGTGCTTCACCCAAAATCTGGTGCAATATATCTAATAGCCAGATCAAAGACAGATATTCGTAATAGAGTTCAAAAGTTAGGCCAAAGTATTCGACGAGAGGAGTGTCCTGGAAATGATCCTCATACGGCAGGTCCAACCCTTTGGGAAGTAAAACAAGATTTGGGTAAAGATTTTTTCGTATCTTGGTGCCCTATAGACAAAGTCGATGAAGTTGATGGAAAATGGACAGCATGTTTAGCTCGACACCATGCCTGCAATGGCATGTCTCCACTCGCGAACTTTGGGAGTTCAGTCAATATTCGTGGGAAAGACGTTCAACCGGCTGAAGGAACAGAGACATCTTCAGGAAAACGACTACTGTATAAACCGATCAAATACAAGATTGACTGGGAAAATTGGCAAAATGTATCCAGTGATGATTGGATGGGCTTAGAATGGTCAGACGAATTTTCGAAGGATTCACACATTGATCCATTTCCAAGAGATTCGGGAGTATTTAGAGCAAGAAAACAGGGCTCTAACCGATTAGCGTATATTGGTGCATCGACCGATATACACAACTCTATCTACAATTCTAACAAAGTTGAGCTCCCAGACGACGCTAATATATCATACTATCAATGCGATATTTATGGAACACCAAAAAAGAATGAATTACAGGCGATATTACTGGGAGCCCACTATATTGCCGAAAAATCTGCCCCGAAATCACGTATTGAGACTGCTTCTTCAATTAAAAAACAAGCAAAGGGAATTATCGATCGTGGAGAAGATAGTGATGTCGAATTTAAAGAAGAGCTTGATGATCACGAATCAATCTGTCTTGAAATAATAGCACTGGCGAATGATGGTGGTGGTCACCTATTTATAGGTGTGTCAGATTGTAGTGAGATCAAGGGGCTATCAGAAATAGATGACATAGAAGGAGATATCAAAAATTGGTGTCGAGATGATATAAATCCGTCAATAAATATTGATTCGTACAGGCCAAATATAGATGGAAAGGATATACTCTGGATTAAGATTCCACCCGCAAGAAATATGCTATATAATTTCAGAGGTCGATTCCAGCGAAGAAATGCAACTCACAAAGATGGATTCCAGTGGGCTGATTTTGAGAGGTTCCTAAAACAGAATCCTCACGTTCCACTGAGGATACTGCAGGAGTTGGAGTCAGATGTGGACTTAGGTCAATACAGCTCAAAGGATGCTGAATAA
- a CDS encoding DUF192 domain-containing protein has protein sequence MQRPAVVVLGLVGLLVAAAVVLQTGLWVEVLGTGEYEEGTVTVHDNTTLETATPLQCDRSPNATEVVACSDSRQLATVTVNISNTGRQRYVGLSNTESLGPNEGMLFVHDEAGQHTYVMRNMSFPLDIIFIDANGTITTIHHAPLPPEGTSESGLTGYEGRGKYVLEVNRGWANRTGVAVGDRVDLPPEAT, from the coding sequence ATGCAGCGCCCTGCCGTGGTTGTCCTCGGACTCGTCGGCCTTCTCGTCGCCGCCGCTGTGGTCCTCCAGACCGGCCTCTGGGTCGAGGTGCTTGGCACCGGCGAGTACGAGGAGGGCACAGTGACGGTCCACGACAACACCACGCTTGAGACGGCGACCCCACTGCAATGTGACCGCTCGCCCAACGCGACGGAGGTGGTCGCCTGTTCTGACTCCCGGCAATTGGCGACCGTCACAGTCAATATTTCAAACACTGGGAGGCAGCGCTATGTCGGCCTGAGCAACACCGAGTCGCTTGGGCCAAACGAGGGAATGCTGTTCGTCCACGACGAGGCGGGCCAGCACACCTACGTCATGCGGAATATGTCGTTCCCACTCGACATAATCTTCATCGACGCCAACGGCACTATCACGACCATCCACCACGCGCCGCTCCCGCCGGAGGGGACCTCCGAGAGCGGCCTGACGGGCTACGAGGGGCGGGGCAAGTACGTCCTTGAAGTGAACCGCGGGTGGGCCAACCGAACCGGCGTTGCGGTCGGCGACCGGGTCGACCTGCCACCCGAAGCCACGTAG
- a CDS encoding ABC transporter ATP-binding protein, with translation MDFDAGSDDDVFEDARERVDRPMLRLFTGYGQGHWGAFVVGLCSSIVARMLDLLPPILLALAIDAIFLQEAEYGLFLIPDAWIPNGQGPQLWLTAGIIAASFGLGAVFHWSRNWGWNKFAQYVQHAVRTDTYETMQRLNMDFFADKQTGEMMSVLSNDVNRLEKFLNDGLNSASRMIIMVVGIATYLFYMNWQLALVALLPVPIIAVFTKRFIDVIQPKYAEVRSTVGKLNSRLENNLSGIQIIKTANTEPYEADRVEDTSEDYLDANWDAIETRITFFPGLRLVSGIGFVVTFIVGGLMVTGQAPGPLTAPLSRGQFVAFIIYTQRFVWPMAQFGQIINMYQRAYASAERVFGLMDTPGRLEEAEDAPPLAVTNGRVAYEDVAFGYDSDDEPVLSDISFEADGGETVALVGPTGAGKSTVLKLLLRMYDVDSGTVRIDGQNVQDVQIQSIRRAIGYVSQETFLFYGTVRENITYGTFDATDEEIVAAAEAAEADQFVRNLPDGYDTMVGERGVKLSGGQRQRIAIARAILKDPEILILDEATSDVDTETEMLIQRSLDDLTADRTTFAIAHRLSTVKDADTILVVEDGRIVERGSHDELLAADGLYANLWAVQAGEIDELPEEFVERAIQRRARTDADD, from the coding sequence ATGGATTTCGACGCGGGTTCGGACGACGACGTGTTCGAAGACGCCAGGGAACGCGTCGACCGGCCGATGCTTCGACTGTTCACCGGCTACGGACAGGGCCACTGGGGGGCGTTCGTTGTCGGCCTCTGCAGTTCTATTGTCGCTCGGATGCTGGACCTGCTGCCACCGATCCTCTTGGCGCTGGCTATCGACGCTATCTTTCTACAGGAGGCCGAATACGGCCTCTTCCTGATACCCGACGCCTGGATTCCAAACGGGCAGGGGCCACAGCTGTGGCTTACCGCCGGCATCATCGCCGCCTCGTTCGGCCTCGGGGCCGTCTTCCACTGGAGTCGGAACTGGGGCTGGAACAAGTTCGCCCAGTACGTCCAACACGCCGTCCGCACCGACACCTACGAGACGATGCAGCGGTTGAACATGGACTTCTTCGCCGACAAGCAGACCGGCGAGATGATGTCGGTGCTGTCGAACGACGTGAACCGGCTGGAGAAGTTCCTCAACGACGGCCTCAACTCCGCGTCGCGGATGATAATCATGGTCGTCGGCATCGCCACGTACCTGTTCTACATGAACTGGCAGCTGGCGCTGGTCGCCCTGCTTCCGGTCCCGATTATCGCCGTGTTCACGAAGCGGTTCATCGACGTCATCCAGCCCAAATACGCCGAGGTGCGGTCGACGGTCGGCAAGCTCAACTCCAGACTGGAAAACAACCTCAGCGGCATCCAGATAATCAAGACCGCCAACACCGAGCCGTACGAGGCGGACCGCGTTGAAGACACTTCTGAGGACTACCTCGACGCCAACTGGGACGCTATCGAGACGCGTATCACCTTCTTCCCCGGCCTCCGACTGGTATCGGGCATCGGCTTCGTCGTCACGTTCATCGTCGGTGGACTGATGGTCACCGGCCAGGCACCTGGGCCGCTGACGGCACCGCTCTCCCGCGGGCAGTTCGTCGCGTTCATCATCTACACGCAGCGGTTCGTCTGGCCGATGGCGCAGTTCGGGCAGATCATCAATATGTACCAGCGGGCCTACGCCTCCGCCGAGCGCGTGTTCGGGTTGATGGACACGCCCGGCCGCCTCGAAGAGGCCGAAGACGCGCCGCCGCTTGCCGTGACCAACGGCCGCGTCGCGTACGAGGACGTGGCCTTCGGCTACGATAGCGACGACGAGCCGGTGCTTTCGGACATCTCATTCGAGGCCGACGGCGGCGAGACCGTCGCCCTCGTTGGCCCAACTGGCGCAGGGAAATCCACCGTACTGAAGCTCTTGCTCCGGATGTACGACGTGGACTCCGGCACGGTTCGCATCGACGGCCAGAACGTGCAGGACGTACAGATACAGAGCATCCGTCGCGCCATCGGCTACGTCAGTCAGGAGACGTTCCTGTTCTATGGCACCGTCCGCGAGAACATCACCTACGGAACCTTCGACGCCACCGACGAGGAAATCGTCGCCGCCGCGGAGGCCGCCGAAGCCGACCAGTTTGTCCGCAATCTTCCGGACGGCTACGACACGATGGTCGGCGAACGCGGCGTCAAGCTCTCAGGCGGCCAGCGCCAGCGCATCGCCATCGCCCGGGCGATTCTGAAAGACCCCGAAATCCTCATTCTCGATGAGGCGACAAGCGACGTGGACACGGAGACGGAAATGCTCATCCAGCGCTCGCTCGACGACCTGACCGCCGACCGGACCACGTTCGCCATCGCGCACCGCCTCTCGACGGTGAAAGACGCCGACACGATTCTCGTCGTCGAGGACGGCCGTATTGTCGAACGCGGGAGCCACGACGAATTGCTCGCCGCCGATGGCCTTTACGCCAACCTCTGGGCAGTTCAGGCCGGCGAAATCGATGAACTCCCCGAGGAGTTCGTCGAGCGAGCGATCCAGCGACGGGCGCGGACGGATGCTGATGACTGA
- a CDS encoding cupin domain-containing protein, protein MEHVTLDRLDGGTFATGSACQPMTDALCTTELAINHYRIVPGDGFPGGLHAHMDQEELYLVLDGEATVETMDRTVTVAAGQLVKFGPGEFHTGWNDTGSELVAFAIGVPRETDDIRVPLSCPDCGHGDMRLDSGGAALTFSCPDCDTERRPEPCPDCGHDDLQFTRRGRDNPVVVCDGCDSAFETPPLQTDSSR, encoded by the coding sequence ATGGAACACGTCACCCTCGACCGACTCGATGGCGGAACCTTCGCCACAGGCAGTGCCTGTCAGCCAATGACTGACGCGCTCTGTACGACCGAACTCGCGATCAATCACTACCGGATCGTCCCGGGCGACGGCTTTCCTGGCGGGCTCCACGCCCACATGGATCAGGAGGAACTGTATCTGGTACTCGACGGGGAGGCCACGGTGGAGACGATGGATCGCACCGTCACCGTCGCTGCTGGCCAGCTCGTCAAATTTGGTCCGGGAGAGTTCCATACAGGCTGGAACGATACGGGGAGTGAACTCGTTGCGTTTGCCATCGGCGTCCCGCGGGAAACAGACGACATCAGGGTCCCGCTATCCTGTCCCGACTGTGGGCACGGCGATATGCGGCTGGACTCCGGCGGGGCGGCGCTCACGTTTAGTTGTCCCGACTGCGACACGGAGCGGCGGCCGGAGCCATGTCCAGATTGCGGCCACGACGACTTGCAGTTCACCCGGCGCGGGCGGGACAACCCAGTCGTGGTCTGTGATGGCTGTGACAGCGCGTTCGAGACGCCACCGCTGCAGACTGATAGCAGCCGTTAA